TCGAAGCTGGATTTGAACGCGCCGTGGCTCACGTCGGACATCATTTCAAGCAACCTGCCCCGCATGACGTTCGATCTGGCCGATGCGATAATGGACTGGCGCGACACCAATGGCACCGGCACCTCTCTGAATTACAGCCAGCTCGGTTATCTGGCGAAACATGCTCCGTTTGAAACCGTGGGCGAACTGCGGCTCCTCTACGGCGCGACCAGGGACACTCTGGTCGGCGAAGACATTAATCAGAACGGCGTGCTCGATGCGAACGAGAACAAGAGCGGGCTCACGGACCCGGGACTTTTTGACTGTTTCACCGTGTACAGCCGCCAACCGAACGCGCACAGCGACGGAACCGCGCTGACGAACGTAAATGATCAGGCCAGTCTGCGTTCTTTATTGGAATTGCGTTTGGGCACGTCACGCGCGCAAACCATCATGCAAAGCCTCTTTGGTGGCATTCCGCCGGGGGGCGGTGGTCCCGGCGGCGGCGGCCAGCAGCCGGTTCCCGTGTTTGGCAGCCTGTTGCAGTTTTATTTGGCGGCCAACCAGACTGCGGCGATGACGGCGGACGAGTTTGCCCAAATCTACAATGACATCACCACAACCAACGCCGCTTTTACCATCGGGCGCGTGAATATCAACACCGCACCTGCCGTAGTGCTGGCCAGCCTGCCGGGCATGGACCTCAACACGGCGCAACAACTGGTGAACTACCGCCGGTCGAATCCCGCGAGTCTTACTTCGATTGCGTGGATTGTTGACGCACTGGGCTCGAGCAGCGCACCGCTCCAGTCCCTTGCGCAAGGCGATTACATCACGACGCACAGCTATCAATTCACCGCGGACATCGCCGCTGTCGGCCCCTTCGGGCGCGGCTACCGGCGCGTGAGATTCGTTTTTGACATCAGCGAAGGCACTCCGAAAATCATTTATCGCCAGGATCTCAGCCGTCTTGGGTGGGCGCTGGGCAGGCAAACCCGCGATACGTGGATCGCCAAAAGCACACCATGAGCAGCGTCGTCAAAATCAGATTTCCAAAGCGCGGATCTCCCTCCAGCCTGCTCGGGCTGGCGTTGGATGGCAGTCGTTTGGAAGGCATCGTCGTTCGGCGGACCAACGGCTCTCTGCAGACGCATCAGCGGTTTGGTGCGACGCTGACGCTTGATCC
The window above is part of the Candidatus Angelobacter sp. genome. Proteins encoded here:
- a CDS encoding type II secretion system protein GspK, with product MIVLLISFGLIGIALYFANSMSLEMRAADNRTSGLASDQIIEGAARYVNSMLQIYATNGAVPDISQYGAEAVPVGSDKVPEANGRFWLIGRDPNGSATASEPYFGLVDEASKLDLNAPWLTSDIISSNLPRMTFDLADAIMDWRDTNGTGTSLNYSQLGYLAKHAPFETVGELRLLYGATRDTLVGEDINQNGVLDANENKSGLTDPGLFDCFTVYSRQPNAHSDGTALTNVNDQASLRSLLELRLGTSRAQTIMQSLFGGIPPGGGGPGGGGQQPVPVFGSLLQFYLAANQTAAMTADEFAQIYNDITTTNAAFTIGRVNINTAPAVVLASLPGMDLNTAQQLVNYRRSNPASLTSIAWIVDALGSSSAPLQSLAQGDYITTHSYQFTADIAAVGPFGRGYRRVRFVFDISEGTPKIIYRQDLSRLGWALGRQTRDTWIAKSTP